A single Cyclopterus lumpus isolate fCycLum1 chromosome 15, fCycLum1.pri, whole genome shotgun sequence DNA region contains:
- the LOC117743718 gene encoding armadillo-like helical domain-containing protein 4 isoform X2, which translates to MAAALLGRGTGLRCMNRELCRVVWRPQTALFSSKPPDRKQPLRRTHIKKAQKQPALDVAKLLGELFHQPGLDTAPPAARTTKPPTTFSSMNVSSSNDPPLSKTEPAASIPPAASSFKHINARSFSSATVPTTSGSTPASLASGAAAVEVLIETTIESPMEHTLSHQVEHTLSHQVEHTLSHPMEHTLSHQVEHTLAHPMEHTLSHPMEHTLSHPMEHTLSHPMEHTLSHQVEHTLSHPMEHTLSHPVEPSVEAPAEEVQTKSLDVSYSAKVEPLIETTIESLVEVSHFTVGTLETRAAAAEGPVEPPIDVATQKVTDLGPVNLSHAAEEEPLIETTIEPAVEAGASPVSEGTIETAIETESGDNLSHSASIQNAEESAPLTLKNEPTKESTMESVNAVAEEVANRSEEMTLESITLHVDQVLVASFEADKLLRKITVLDEQAEKQVRKLLVQTEIGAKSEDERESLTEVLSKWDSLSEDLQELEGESVKLLCLTPPKTPADPTGGSAGERTEETATGTEAVILESRTLAEVEAEVGGLETRNALEDEADAPAKEEKLEVATAIDDEALFEETAEAELLTLDSISEAAVVVLEAMSLESVTLAEVEASLGTLEKESLSETMTLLDKAAEIVAGEQKTEVEDVVPPEEAPEALFLAEDLQMDALMEEQLFSIPTPVSAATGDRIGREAVRANTSAATVAAGSVDVDAAPDVTDDLKEEVLEEEEEEEEEEEEGPPTEASGKEDGPEAHANLDPVQRLFLEKIKEYNNMRRLNGGPLEAEPDYEKYLSEETAKLRRLYGGGDLSSFPRFTFTEPQLDQDSK; encoded by the exons aTGGCTGCCGCTTTGCTTGGAAGAGGAACAGGATTACGT TGTATGAACAGGGAGTTGTGCCGAGTCGTGTGGAGGCCACAGACTGCACTGTTCAGCTCCAAACCACcagacagaaaacaaccacTGCGCAGGACCCACatca AGAAGGCCCAGAAGCAGCCGGCATTGGATGTCGCTAAACTTCTGGGGGAACTCTTCCACCAGCCTGGACTGGACACGGCGCCACCTGCTG CTCGGACTACCAAACCTCCCACCACCTTTTCCTCGATGAACGTCTCCTCCTCAAACGATCCTCCTTTGTCGAAGACCGAGCCGGCAGCGTCCATCCCTCCGGCCGCTTCTAGTTTTAAACACATCAATGCTCGTAGTTTTTCCAGTGCGACTGTTCCTACAACCTCGGGTTCAACACCGGCATCATTAGCATCCGGAGCAGCCGCAGTAGAAGTCTTAATAGAAACCACAATAGAGTCGCCAATGGAGCATACCCTATCCCACCAAGTGGAGCATACCCTATCCCACCAAGTGGAGCATACCCTATCCCACCCAATGGAGCATACCCTATCCCACCAAGTGGAGCATACCCTAGCCCACCCAATGGAGCATACCCTATCCCACCCAATGGAGCATACCCTATCCCACCCAATGGAGCATACCCTATCCCACCCAATGGAGCATACCCTATCCCACCAA GTGGAACATACCCTATCCCACCCAATGGAGCATACCCTATCCCACCCAGTGGAGCCTTCAGTAGAAGCTCCAGCTGAAGAAGTGCAAACCAAAAGCTTGGACGTTTCCTACAGTGCCAAAGTAGAACCTTTGATAGAAACCACAATAGAGTCGCTGGTAGAAGTCAGCCATTTTACCGTGGGAACACTAGaaaccagagctgctgctgctgagggtCCAGTTGAGCCTCCGATAGACGTAGCGACTCAAAAAGTAACAGACTTGGGTCCTGTTAACCTCTCGCACGCTGCCGAAGAAGAACCTTTGATAGAAACCACAATAGAACCAGCAGTAGAGGCCGGCGCTTCTCCGGTTTCTGAAGGTACAATAGAGACTGCAATAGAAACTGAATCAGGCGACAACCTCTCGCACTCCGCCTCAATCCAGAACGCAGAAGAATCTGCACCCTTGACCTTGAAAAACGAACCCACAAAAGAATCCACAATGGAATCGGTAAATGCCGTAGCGGAGGAGGTAGCGAACAGGTCTGAAGAGATGACCTTAGAGTCCATAACGCTCCACGTGGACCAGGTTTTAGTGGCGTCCTTCGAAGCCGACAAGCTCCTCCGAAAGATAACGGTTCTGGATGAACAGGCGGAAAAACAGGTCCGGAAGCTGTTGGTCCAGACGGAGATTGGAGCCAAGAGTGAAGACGAGCGTGAGAGTTTAACCGAAGTGCTCTCGAAATGGGACTCTTTGTCGGAGGACCTTCAAGAGTTGGAAGGTGAAAGTGTCAAGCTTCTCTGTCTCACTCCTCCCAAGACTCCAGCCGATCCAACAGGTGGATCGGCTGGAGAGCGGACGGAGGAGACGGCCACCGGAACCGAAGCCGTGATCCTGGAGTCCAGAACTCTAGCGGAAGTAGAAGCAGAAGTTGGAGGTCTTGAAACGAGGAACGCGCTCGAGGACGAAGCCGACGCGCCGGCAAAAGAGGAGAAGTTGGAAGTTGCGACCGCGATAGACGACGAGGCGCTTTTTGAGGAGACGGCCGAGGCTGAATTATTAACGTTAGATTCCATCTCTGAAGCCGCCGTCGTCGTGCTGGAGGCCATGAGCCTGGAGTCTGTGACTTTGGCCGAGGTCGAGGCCTCCTTGGGAACTCTGGAGAAGGAATCTCTGAGCGAAACCATGACTCTTTTGGATAAAGCGGCCGAAATCGTGGCCGGAGAGCAGAAGACGGAGGTGGAGGACGTAGTGCCGCCTGAAGAGGCGCCCGAGGCTCTATTTCTGGCTGAAGATCTGCAGATGGACgcgctgatggaggagcagctcTTTTCCATTCCTACTCCTGTGAGCGCGGCAACGGGAGACCGGATCGGTCGGGAAGCCGTGAGAGCGAATACTTCGGCCG CAACGGTTGCCGCCGGGTCAGTCGACGTCGATGCAGCACCTGACGTGACAGATGATCTGAAGGAGGaagtgctggaggaggaggaggaggaggaggaggaggaggaggagggaccaCCGACTGAAGCCTCGGGGAAAGAAGATGGACCAGAAGCACACGCGA ATTTAGATCCGGTACAGAGACTCTTCCTGGAGAAGATCAAAGAATACAACAACATGCGCAG gtTGAATGGAGGACCGTTGGAGGCGGAGCCAGACTACGAAAAGTACCTATCAGAGGAGACGGCAAAGCTCCGGAGACTTTATGGAGGAGGAGACCTGAGCAGCTTCCCTCGGTTCACCTTCACAG AGCCACAATTGGACCAGGACTCCAAATGA
- the LOC117743718 gene encoding armadillo-like helical domain-containing protein 4 isoform X1, which yields MAAALLGRGTGLRCMNRELCRVVWRPQTALFSSKPPDRKQPLRRTHIKKAQKQPALDVAKLLGELFHQPGLDTAPPAARTTKPPTTFSSMNVSSSNDPPLSKTEPAASIPPAASSFKHINARSFSSATVPTTSGSTPASLASGAAAVEVLIETTIESPMEHTLSHQVEHTLSHQVEHTLSHPMEHTLSHQVEHTLAHPMEHTLSHPMEHTLSHPMEHTLSHPMEHTLSHQVEHTLSHPMEHTLSHQVEHTLSHPMEHTLSHPVEPSVEAPAEEVQTKSLDVSYSAKVEPLIETTIESLVEVSHFTVGTLETRAAAAEGPVEPPIDVATQKVTDLGPVNLSHAAEEEPLIETTIEPAVEAGASPVSEGTIETAIETESGDNLSHSASIQNAEESAPLTLKNEPTKESTMESVNAVAEEVANRSEEMTLESITLHVDQVLVASFEADKLLRKITVLDEQAEKQVRKLLVQTEIGAKSEDERESLTEVLSKWDSLSEDLQELEGESVKLLCLTPPKTPADPTGGSAGERTEETATGTEAVILESRTLAEVEAEVGGLETRNALEDEADAPAKEEKLEVATAIDDEALFEETAEAELLTLDSISEAAVVVLEAMSLESVTLAEVEASLGTLEKESLSETMTLLDKAAEIVAGEQKTEVEDVVPPEEAPEALFLAEDLQMDALMEEQLFSIPTPVSAATGDRIGREAVRANTSAATVAAGSVDVDAAPDVTDDLKEEVLEEEEEEEEEEEEGPPTEASGKEDGPEAHANLDPVQRLFLEKIKEYNNMRRLNGGPLEAEPDYEKYLSEETAKLRRLYGGGDLSSFPRFTFTEPQLDQDSK from the exons aTGGCTGCCGCTTTGCTTGGAAGAGGAACAGGATTACGT TGTATGAACAGGGAGTTGTGCCGAGTCGTGTGGAGGCCACAGACTGCACTGTTCAGCTCCAAACCACcagacagaaaacaaccacTGCGCAGGACCCACatca AGAAGGCCCAGAAGCAGCCGGCATTGGATGTCGCTAAACTTCTGGGGGAACTCTTCCACCAGCCTGGACTGGACACGGCGCCACCTGCTG CTCGGACTACCAAACCTCCCACCACCTTTTCCTCGATGAACGTCTCCTCCTCAAACGATCCTCCTTTGTCGAAGACCGAGCCGGCAGCGTCCATCCCTCCGGCCGCTTCTAGTTTTAAACACATCAATGCTCGTAGTTTTTCCAGTGCGACTGTTCCTACAACCTCGGGTTCAACACCGGCATCATTAGCATCCGGAGCAGCCGCAGTAGAAGTCTTAATAGAAACCACAATAGAGTCGCCAATGGAGCATACCCTATCCCACCAAGTGGAGCATACCCTATCCCACCAAGTGGAGCATACCCTATCCCACCCAATGGAGCATACCCTATCCCACCAAGTGGAGCATACCCTAGCCCACCCAATGGAGCATACCCTATCCCACCCAATGGAGCATACCCTATCCCACCCAATGGAGCATACCCTATCCCACCCAATGGAGCATACCCTATCCCACCAAGTGGAGCATACCCTATCCCACCCAATGGAGCATACCCTATCCCACCAAGTGGAACATACCCTATCCCACCCAATGGAGCATACCCTATCCCACCCAGTGGAGCCTTCAGTAGAAGCTCCAGCTGAAGAAGTGCAAACCAAAAGCTTGGACGTTTCCTACAGTGCCAAAGTAGAACCTTTGATAGAAACCACAATAGAGTCGCTGGTAGAAGTCAGCCATTTTACCGTGGGAACACTAGaaaccagagctgctgctgctgagggtCCAGTTGAGCCTCCGATAGACGTAGCGACTCAAAAAGTAACAGACTTGGGTCCTGTTAACCTCTCGCACGCTGCCGAAGAAGAACCTTTGATAGAAACCACAATAGAACCAGCAGTAGAGGCCGGCGCTTCTCCGGTTTCTGAAGGTACAATAGAGACTGCAATAGAAACTGAATCAGGCGACAACCTCTCGCACTCCGCCTCAATCCAGAACGCAGAAGAATCTGCACCCTTGACCTTGAAAAACGAACCCACAAAAGAATCCACAATGGAATCGGTAAATGCCGTAGCGGAGGAGGTAGCGAACAGGTCTGAAGAGATGACCTTAGAGTCCATAACGCTCCACGTGGACCAGGTTTTAGTGGCGTCCTTCGAAGCCGACAAGCTCCTCCGAAAGATAACGGTTCTGGATGAACAGGCGGAAAAACAGGTCCGGAAGCTGTTGGTCCAGACGGAGATTGGAGCCAAGAGTGAAGACGAGCGTGAGAGTTTAACCGAAGTGCTCTCGAAATGGGACTCTTTGTCGGAGGACCTTCAAGAGTTGGAAGGTGAAAGTGTCAAGCTTCTCTGTCTCACTCCTCCCAAGACTCCAGCCGATCCAACAGGTGGATCGGCTGGAGAGCGGACGGAGGAGACGGCCACCGGAACCGAAGCCGTGATCCTGGAGTCCAGAACTCTAGCGGAAGTAGAAGCAGAAGTTGGAGGTCTTGAAACGAGGAACGCGCTCGAGGACGAAGCCGACGCGCCGGCAAAAGAGGAGAAGTTGGAAGTTGCGACCGCGATAGACGACGAGGCGCTTTTTGAGGAGACGGCCGAGGCTGAATTATTAACGTTAGATTCCATCTCTGAAGCCGCCGTCGTCGTGCTGGAGGCCATGAGCCTGGAGTCTGTGACTTTGGCCGAGGTCGAGGCCTCCTTGGGAACTCTGGAGAAGGAATCTCTGAGCGAAACCATGACTCTTTTGGATAAAGCGGCCGAAATCGTGGCCGGAGAGCAGAAGACGGAGGTGGAGGACGTAGTGCCGCCTGAAGAGGCGCCCGAGGCTCTATTTCTGGCTGAAGATCTGCAGATGGACgcgctgatggaggagcagctcTTTTCCATTCCTACTCCTGTGAGCGCGGCAACGGGAGACCGGATCGGTCGGGAAGCCGTGAGAGCGAATACTTCGGCCG CAACGGTTGCCGCCGGGTCAGTCGACGTCGATGCAGCACCTGACGTGACAGATGATCTGAAGGAGGaagtgctggaggaggaggaggaggaggaggaggaggaggaggagggaccaCCGACTGAAGCCTCGGGGAAAGAAGATGGACCAGAAGCACACGCGA ATTTAGATCCGGTACAGAGACTCTTCCTGGAGAAGATCAAAGAATACAACAACATGCGCAG gtTGAATGGAGGACCGTTGGAGGCGGAGCCAGACTACGAAAAGTACCTATCAGAGGAGACGGCAAAGCTCCGGAGACTTTATGGAGGAGGAGACCTGAGCAGCTTCCCTCGGTTCACCTTCACAG AGCCACAATTGGACCAGGACTCCAAATGA
- the LOC117743718 gene encoding armadillo-like helical domain-containing protein 4 isoform X3: protein MAAALLGRGTGLRCMNRELCRVVWRPQTALFSSKPPDRKQPLRRTHIKKAQKQPALDVAKLLGELFHQPGLDTAPPAARTTKPPTTFSSMNVSSSNDPPLSKTEPAASIPPAASSFKHINARSFSSATVPTTSGSTPASLASGAAAVEVLIETTIESPMEHTLSHQVEHTLSHQVEHTLSHPMEHTLSHQVEHTLSHPMEHTLSHPVEPSVEAPAEEVQTKSLDVSYSAKVEPLIETTIESLVEVSHFTVGTLETRAAAAEGPVEPPIDVATQKVTDLGPVNLSHAAEEEPLIETTIEPAVEAGASPVSEGTIETAIETESGDNLSHSASIQNAEESAPLTLKNEPTKESTMESVNAVAEEVANRSEEMTLESITLHVDQVLVASFEADKLLRKITVLDEQAEKQVRKLLVQTEIGAKSEDERESLTEVLSKWDSLSEDLQELEGESVKLLCLTPPKTPADPTGGSAGERTEETATGTEAVILESRTLAEVEAEVGGLETRNALEDEADAPAKEEKLEVATAIDDEALFEETAEAELLTLDSISEAAVVVLEAMSLESVTLAEVEASLGTLEKESLSETMTLLDKAAEIVAGEQKTEVEDVVPPEEAPEALFLAEDLQMDALMEEQLFSIPTPVSAATGDRIGREAVRANTSAATVAAGSVDVDAAPDVTDDLKEEVLEEEEEEEEEEEEGPPTEASGKEDGPEAHANLDPVQRLFLEKIKEYNNMRRLNGGPLEAEPDYEKYLSEETAKLRRLYGGGDLSSFPRFTFTEPQLDQDSK from the exons aTGGCTGCCGCTTTGCTTGGAAGAGGAACAGGATTACGT TGTATGAACAGGGAGTTGTGCCGAGTCGTGTGGAGGCCACAGACTGCACTGTTCAGCTCCAAACCACcagacagaaaacaaccacTGCGCAGGACCCACatca AGAAGGCCCAGAAGCAGCCGGCATTGGATGTCGCTAAACTTCTGGGGGAACTCTTCCACCAGCCTGGACTGGACACGGCGCCACCTGCTG CTCGGACTACCAAACCTCCCACCACCTTTTCCTCGATGAACGTCTCCTCCTCAAACGATCCTCCTTTGTCGAAGACCGAGCCGGCAGCGTCCATCCCTCCGGCCGCTTCTAGTTTTAAACACATCAATGCTCGTAGTTTTTCCAGTGCGACTGTTCCTACAACCTCGGGTTCAACACCGGCATCATTAGCATCCGGAGCAGCCGCAGTAGAAGTCTTAATAGAAACCACAATAGAGTCGCCAATGGAGCATACCCTATCCCACCAAGTGGAGCATACCCTATCCCACCAA GTGGAGCATACCCTATCCCACCCAATGGAGCATACCCTATCCCACCAAGTGGAACATACCCTATCCCACCCAATGGAGCATACCCTATCCCACCCAGTGGAGCCTTCAGTAGAAGCTCCAGCTGAAGAAGTGCAAACCAAAAGCTTGGACGTTTCCTACAGTGCCAAAGTAGAACCTTTGATAGAAACCACAATAGAGTCGCTGGTAGAAGTCAGCCATTTTACCGTGGGAACACTAGaaaccagagctgctgctgctgagggtCCAGTTGAGCCTCCGATAGACGTAGCGACTCAAAAAGTAACAGACTTGGGTCCTGTTAACCTCTCGCACGCTGCCGAAGAAGAACCTTTGATAGAAACCACAATAGAACCAGCAGTAGAGGCCGGCGCTTCTCCGGTTTCTGAAGGTACAATAGAGACTGCAATAGAAACTGAATCAGGCGACAACCTCTCGCACTCCGCCTCAATCCAGAACGCAGAAGAATCTGCACCCTTGACCTTGAAAAACGAACCCACAAAAGAATCCACAATGGAATCGGTAAATGCCGTAGCGGAGGAGGTAGCGAACAGGTCTGAAGAGATGACCTTAGAGTCCATAACGCTCCACGTGGACCAGGTTTTAGTGGCGTCCTTCGAAGCCGACAAGCTCCTCCGAAAGATAACGGTTCTGGATGAACAGGCGGAAAAACAGGTCCGGAAGCTGTTGGTCCAGACGGAGATTGGAGCCAAGAGTGAAGACGAGCGTGAGAGTTTAACCGAAGTGCTCTCGAAATGGGACTCTTTGTCGGAGGACCTTCAAGAGTTGGAAGGTGAAAGTGTCAAGCTTCTCTGTCTCACTCCTCCCAAGACTCCAGCCGATCCAACAGGTGGATCGGCTGGAGAGCGGACGGAGGAGACGGCCACCGGAACCGAAGCCGTGATCCTGGAGTCCAGAACTCTAGCGGAAGTAGAAGCAGAAGTTGGAGGTCTTGAAACGAGGAACGCGCTCGAGGACGAAGCCGACGCGCCGGCAAAAGAGGAGAAGTTGGAAGTTGCGACCGCGATAGACGACGAGGCGCTTTTTGAGGAGACGGCCGAGGCTGAATTATTAACGTTAGATTCCATCTCTGAAGCCGCCGTCGTCGTGCTGGAGGCCATGAGCCTGGAGTCTGTGACTTTGGCCGAGGTCGAGGCCTCCTTGGGAACTCTGGAGAAGGAATCTCTGAGCGAAACCATGACTCTTTTGGATAAAGCGGCCGAAATCGTGGCCGGAGAGCAGAAGACGGAGGTGGAGGACGTAGTGCCGCCTGAAGAGGCGCCCGAGGCTCTATTTCTGGCTGAAGATCTGCAGATGGACgcgctgatggaggagcagctcTTTTCCATTCCTACTCCTGTGAGCGCGGCAACGGGAGACCGGATCGGTCGGGAAGCCGTGAGAGCGAATACTTCGGCCG CAACGGTTGCCGCCGGGTCAGTCGACGTCGATGCAGCACCTGACGTGACAGATGATCTGAAGGAGGaagtgctggaggaggaggaggaggaggaggaggaggaggaggagggaccaCCGACTGAAGCCTCGGGGAAAGAAGATGGACCAGAAGCACACGCGA ATTTAGATCCGGTACAGAGACTCTTCCTGGAGAAGATCAAAGAATACAACAACATGCGCAG gtTGAATGGAGGACCGTTGGAGGCGGAGCCAGACTACGAAAAGTACCTATCAGAGGAGACGGCAAAGCTCCGGAGACTTTATGGAGGAGGAGACCTGAGCAGCTTCCCTCGGTTCACCTTCACAG AGCCACAATTGGACCAGGACTCCAAATGA
- the LOC117743718 gene encoding armadillo-like helical domain-containing protein 4 isoform X4, with product MNVSSSNDPPLSKTEPAASIPPAASSFKHINARSFSSATVPTTSGSTPASLASGAAAVEVLIETTIESPMEHTLSHQVEHTLSHQVEHTLSHPMEHTLSHQVEHTLAHPMEHTLSHPMEHTLSHPMEHTLSHPMEHTLSHQVEHTLSHPMEHTLSHQVEHTLSHPMEHTLSHPVEPSVEAPAEEVQTKSLDVSYSAKVEPLIETTIESLVEVSHFTVGTLETRAAAAEGPVEPPIDVATQKVTDLGPVNLSHAAEEEPLIETTIEPAVEAGASPVSEGTIETAIETESGDNLSHSASIQNAEESAPLTLKNEPTKESTMESVNAVAEEVANRSEEMTLESITLHVDQVLVASFEADKLLRKITVLDEQAEKQVRKLLVQTEIGAKSEDERESLTEVLSKWDSLSEDLQELEGESVKLLCLTPPKTPADPTGGSAGERTEETATGTEAVILESRTLAEVEAEVGGLETRNALEDEADAPAKEEKLEVATAIDDEALFEETAEAELLTLDSISEAAVVVLEAMSLESVTLAEVEASLGTLEKESLSETMTLLDKAAEIVAGEQKTEVEDVVPPEEAPEALFLAEDLQMDALMEEQLFSIPTPVSAATGDRIGREAVRANTSAATVAAGSVDVDAAPDVTDDLKEEVLEEEEEEEEEEEEGPPTEASGKEDGPEAHANLDPVQRLFLEKIKEYNNMRRLNGGPLEAEPDYEKYLSEETAKLRRLYGGGDLSSFPRFTFTEPQLDQDSK from the exons ATGAACGTCTCCTCCTCAAACGATCCTCCTTTGTCGAAGACCGAGCCGGCAGCGTCCATCCCTCCGGCCGCTTCTAGTTTTAAACACATCAATGCTCGTAGTTTTTCCAGTGCGACTGTTCCTACAACCTCGGGTTCAACACCGGCATCATTAGCATCCGGAGCAGCCGCAGTAGAAGTCTTAATAGAAACCACAATAGAGTCGCCAATGGAGCATACCCTATCCCACCAAGTGGAGCATACCCTATCCCACCAAGTGGAGCATACCCTATCCCACCCAATGGAGCATACCCTATCCCACCAAGTGGAGCATACCCTAGCCCACCCAATGGAGCATACCCTATCCCACCCAATGGAGCATACCCTATCCCACCCAATGGAGCATACCCTATCCCACCCAATGGAGCATACCCTATCCCACCAAGTGGAGCATACCCTATCCCACCCAATGGAGCATACCCTATCCCACCAAGTGGAACATACCCTATCCCACCCAATGGAGCATACCCTATCCCACCCAGTGGAGCCTTCAGTAGAAGCTCCAGCTGAAGAAGTGCAAACCAAAAGCTTGGACGTTTCCTACAGTGCCAAAGTAGAACCTTTGATAGAAACCACAATAGAGTCGCTGGTAGAAGTCAGCCATTTTACCGTGGGAACACTAGaaaccagagctgctgctgctgagggtCCAGTTGAGCCTCCGATAGACGTAGCGACTCAAAAAGTAACAGACTTGGGTCCTGTTAACCTCTCGCACGCTGCCGAAGAAGAACCTTTGATAGAAACCACAATAGAACCAGCAGTAGAGGCCGGCGCTTCTCCGGTTTCTGAAGGTACAATAGAGACTGCAATAGAAACTGAATCAGGCGACAACCTCTCGCACTCCGCCTCAATCCAGAACGCAGAAGAATCTGCACCCTTGACCTTGAAAAACGAACCCACAAAAGAATCCACAATGGAATCGGTAAATGCCGTAGCGGAGGAGGTAGCGAACAGGTCTGAAGAGATGACCTTAGAGTCCATAACGCTCCACGTGGACCAGGTTTTAGTGGCGTCCTTCGAAGCCGACAAGCTCCTCCGAAAGATAACGGTTCTGGATGAACAGGCGGAAAAACAGGTCCGGAAGCTGTTGGTCCAGACGGAGATTGGAGCCAAGAGTGAAGACGAGCGTGAGAGTTTAACCGAAGTGCTCTCGAAATGGGACTCTTTGTCGGAGGACCTTCAAGAGTTGGAAGGTGAAAGTGTCAAGCTTCTCTGTCTCACTCCTCCCAAGACTCCAGCCGATCCAACAGGTGGATCGGCTGGAGAGCGGACGGAGGAGACGGCCACCGGAACCGAAGCCGTGATCCTGGAGTCCAGAACTCTAGCGGAAGTAGAAGCAGAAGTTGGAGGTCTTGAAACGAGGAACGCGCTCGAGGACGAAGCCGACGCGCCGGCAAAAGAGGAGAAGTTGGAAGTTGCGACCGCGATAGACGACGAGGCGCTTTTTGAGGAGACGGCCGAGGCTGAATTATTAACGTTAGATTCCATCTCTGAAGCCGCCGTCGTCGTGCTGGAGGCCATGAGCCTGGAGTCTGTGACTTTGGCCGAGGTCGAGGCCTCCTTGGGAACTCTGGAGAAGGAATCTCTGAGCGAAACCATGACTCTTTTGGATAAAGCGGCCGAAATCGTGGCCGGAGAGCAGAAGACGGAGGTGGAGGACGTAGTGCCGCCTGAAGAGGCGCCCGAGGCTCTATTTCTGGCTGAAGATCTGCAGATGGACgcgctgatggaggagcagctcTTTTCCATTCCTACTCCTGTGAGCGCGGCAACGGGAGACCGGATCGGTCGGGAAGCCGTGAGAGCGAATACTTCGGCCG CAACGGTTGCCGCCGGGTCAGTCGACGTCGATGCAGCACCTGACGTGACAGATGATCTGAAGGAGGaagtgctggaggaggaggaggaggaggaggaggaggaggaggagggaccaCCGACTGAAGCCTCGGGGAAAGAAGATGGACCAGAAGCACACGCGA ATTTAGATCCGGTACAGAGACTCTTCCTGGAGAAGATCAAAGAATACAACAACATGCGCAG gtTGAATGGAGGACCGTTGGAGGCGGAGCCAGACTACGAAAAGTACCTATCAGAGGAGACGGCAAAGCTCCGGAGACTTTATGGAGGAGGAGACCTGAGCAGCTTCCCTCGGTTCACCTTCACAG AGCCACAATTGGACCAGGACTCCAAATGA
- the pdxkb gene encoding pyridoxal (pyridoxine, vitamin B6) kinase b: protein MECRVLSIQSHVVRGYVGNKSASFPLQVLGFEVDSINSVQFSNHTGYSHWKGQVLTADELHVLYEGIKLNNVHHYDYVLTGYTRDTSFLEMVVDIVQELKRANPNLVYVCDPVLGDHGSMYVPQNLYPVYKNKVVPVADIITPNQFEAELLTGKNISTEKDAVEVMDLLHAMGPDTVVITSSDLPSRLGDRFLVSLGSQRQVRPDGSRTTQRVRMEVHKVDAVFVGTGDLFAAMLLAWTHHYPNDLKMACEKTFSVMHHVIQRTISYAHELAGPGRKPSPPQLELRMVQSKADIEDPAIVTEATVIS, encoded by the exons ATGGAGTGCCGCGTGCTGTCCATACAGAGCCACGTAGTCCGGGGATACGTGGGCAACAAGAGCGCCTCGTTCCCGTTACAG gTGTTAGGGTTTGAGGTGGACTCCATCAACTCTGTCCAGTTCTCCAACCACACAG GTTATTCTCATTGGAAAGGCCAGGTGTTGACCGCAGATGAGCTCCACGTTCTTTATGAGGGTATCAAACTGAACAACGTCCACCACTACGACTACGTTCTAACAG GGTACACCAGAGACACGTCCTTCTTGGAGATGGTCGTGGACATCGTTCAGGAGCTCAAGAGAGCCAACCCCAACCTGGTGTACG TGTGTGACCCCGTCCTCGGTGATCATGGATCTATG TACGTTCCTCAGAATCTGTATCCGGTCTATAAGAACAAGGTGGTTCCCGTTGCCGACATTATTACCCCGAACCAGTTTGAGGCCGA ATTATTGACGGGGAAAAACATCAGCACGGAGAAAGACGCCGTGGAG GTCATGGACCTCCTCCACGCTATGGGCCCAGACACAGTGGTCATCACCTCCTCCGACCTGCCCTCCAGACTGGGAGACCGCTTCCTCGTGTCGCTGGGCAGCCAGCGCCAAG TTCGCCCCGACGGCAGCCGGACGACGCAGAGGGTCCGAATGGAGGTCCACAAAGTAGACGCCGTCTTCGTAGGAACCGGAGACCTGTTTGCCGCTATGCTGCTAGCGTGGACGCACCACTACCCCAACGACCTGAAG ATGGCCTGTGAGAAGACTTTTTCAGTGATGCATCATGTTATCCAGAGGACAATTTCATACGCTCACG AGTTAGCAGGTCCTGGTCGGAAGCCCAGTCCGCCCCAGCTGGAGCTGAGGATGGTTCAAAGTAAAGCCGACATAGAAGACCCTGCTATAGTTACGGAGGCCACGGTGATATCCTAA